From the Polaribacter gangjinensis genome, the window CGATTGATATCAATCTCTGCATCTAATTTTTGTTGATGTTCTAAATGCTGAAACAATTGTTTAGCAACTGTAGGTGCAATCATTACACCACGCGTTCCTAAACCATTTAATAGTGCCAATTGTTTGTATTTTGAATGTACACCAACCAAAGGTCTTCTGTCTTTTACAGTTGGTCTAATTCCGGCAGTTTGATCTATGATTTCGTATGGAATATCTAGTACTTTTTGTAATTTTTCAATCAATTCATTTTTTCCTTCTTCACTTGGTGTTGAAGTTTTGTCTTTCCAATTGAAAGTTGCGCCTACTTTGTACAAGTCATTTCCTAAAGGCAACACAAATAAAGTTGACTTCAATAAAAAATCAATTTGCAAATCTGGAGCGTGAATAATTAATAATTCACCTTTTGCTTCATTTAAAGGCAACTGATTGAAAAACGGATTTTGTTTCATTCCAAATCCTTCACAAAAAACAATTTTATCTGCTGTGAGTTCTTTATAACTTATTGTAGATTCTTGAAAAACTATTTGAGAATAATCAAATTTTTCGAATCGTATTTTATGTTCTTTTTGAAGATAGTTTCGGTATGATTCCACTAATGTAAGTGTATCAATTCTGCCTGTTTCTTTGACGTTTCCAAAACCCAAATCACCTATTACACCTTGATATTTGTTGGTGTCAATTATTGAATCTAAATAATCCGTTAAATTTGGTTTATCTAGTGCTGCAAACCAATTATTTTGTTCTTCAATTGATTTGAATGCTTTTTTTGTTTGAAACTTTTCATCGAACTTTTGATTGAATTTTCGCTCTAACTTTTCATAAAAAGGTAAGGCAATTTCCAATTGTTCTTTGGCATTCCAAACTGGCGTAAACCGTTTTAAAATTACAGGATTGTACACACCACCTGCAACCAAAGATGACGTTTGAGAATCGTCTTCGAAAACGAGAAATGATTTATTGGCATGCAATAATTCTTCTGCAAAAGCAAGACCTGCTAATCCTAAACCTACAATTATATAATCTATTTTCACAGGACAAAAATACGCAAGTTGTACGCTAATTTCTAGAAAATTAAACTGAGTTTGTAAATTGGCTTAGCCCTGATTGAAGCGAAAAGCAGGAAATAGCTTTCAATAAAAAAACGCTTGCTTTCGCAAACGTTTTGTAGTTTTATTGAAATTGGAGTTTTAATAATTCCACATATCTATTTCTTTGTTTCTGATGTCTTCTTTGATTTTATCAGCTTCTAATAACTGGAATAATGAGTTTCCGCGAACATAATCTGCAATAGCTCTGTTACCGTAAATATTTTCTTCACGGACAATTACAGAGCTGAATCTTCGTGCGTTTAACAAGTGATCAAAAGAAATTGCATTGACAGCATTGTCTGGATTAAATACTTTGGTATCGTGTAAAACCTCTCTTGCTGATGGGAAAAATATCCAAAATAATTCGTATAGATTTTCATCTTCAATTTCTTTTACACCCAATGTTTGCACGTCTCTACCCATTGGCGCTAGAGCCAATAAACGATATTTTAATTCTCCTTGACGTTTGTCAAAATACCACATTCCTTTCAACATATAACCTTGTACATCTTGCGTTTGGATTCTGAAAGTATCTTTATAACCGTTTTCTTCACGAATATTTACCAATCTTGATTCAATTTCATTTTGTGTAATTTTTGAATTAAAAAATGAATCTGAATATGCTTCTTTGATTTTTCCTTGTTTGATGCCACGAATTAAGGTATCAAATAATGATCTTCTGTCAGAAGAAATATTGGTAGTATCAATAGGAAAATAGTAAGGCAAATTAATTTTTTGATTCAAATCAACAAATTCCCAAACTACTTTCGACCACATGATGTCTCTGTCATCTACATAACCATAAGGAATTGGACCATCATTATCAGCCATCAATTGTTTTTCATTTTTTTTACCAATTTGTTCAACGGTTTTTGCGTTTAACAAGTTGGTTTGTGCATAAACAGCTGAGCTGAAAATACTTATGAAAAATACGATATAAATCTTTTGAAACATAGTGTTTGTT encodes:
- the gldN gene encoding gliding motility protein GldN; translated protein: MFQKIYIVFFISIFSSAVYAQTNLLNAKTVEQIGKKNEKQLMADNDGPIPYGYVDDRDIMWSKVVWEFVDLNQKINLPYYFPIDTTNISSDRRSLFDTLIRGIKQGKIKEAYSDSFFNSKITQNEIESRLVNIREENGYKDTFRIQTQDVQGYMLKGMWYFDKRQGELKYRLLALAPMGRDVQTLGVKEIEDENLYELFWIFFPSAREVLHDTKVFNPDNAVNAISFDHLLNARRFSSVIVREENIYGNRAIADYVRGNSLFQLLEADKIKEDIRNKEIDMWNY
- a CDS encoding NAD(P)/FAD-dependent oxidoreductase, with the translated sequence MKIDYIIVGLGLAGLAFAEELLHANKSFLVFEDDSQTSSLVAGGVYNPVILKRFTPVWNAKEQLEIALPFYEKLERKFNQKFDEKFQTKKAFKSIEEQNNWFAALDKPNLTDYLDSIIDTNKYQGVIGDLGFGNVKETGRIDTLTLVESYRNYLQKEHKIRFEKFDYSQIVFQESTISYKELTADKIVFCEGFGMKQNPFFNQLPLNEAKGELLIIHAPDLQIDFLLKSTLFVLPLGNDLYKVGATFNWKDKTSTPSEEGKNELIEKLQKVLDIPYEIIDQTAGIRPTVKDRRPLVGVHSKYKQLALLNGLGTRGVMIAPTVAKQLFQHLEHQQKLDAEIDINRFSS